A part of Kitasatospora acidiphila genomic DNA contains:
- a CDS encoding helix-turn-helix transcriptional regulator, whose amino-acid sequence MNRAVEAMREAPGVLLLGPPRIGRSRLLEQLVAHGRAIGVRVLRCSPVAAEQALPFMGLIDLLEDVDDEALDRLPAGQGDALRAALLRGGQPDAGQLGDARVPLAVLTLLRQLADQGPVWLVVDDLHWVDEPTARVLGFVARRIGGTLLRMVAGEPVAAGRGPAFASLCPPGTARLTVPPLTPAELAVLLAEHAGQPLPSATVREIARVARGNPGDALELLRTLPPDGLPFNAPAANGGSSDGLSGWVHGGPNRAPTAAEPPGGHHAELLRTLPEPAREALLLVSAAARPDLTLLATAGGPSVTVELETAERLGMLRIAPDGQVVFDSPALGRAVYAEAGGRSRRNAHARLAAAETEPVERARHRALANPARDEEVARSLMTAAATARRRSAPGTAAELAALAVARTPVEQPELRTERRLTAADYAVDAGHRDAARAEAQALLEEPDPEVRVRARLVLLRCAGQSLEHEGGLIRDGLAEAAAADSPGLEARLRCWQADRDLLAGRLDQAEAAAGRAADLAAAANQPETQLEALTTLAYLRRLGGDPRAESTLALALETARANGIDDVRLREALMTEAVFHLHANRLAAAESSLLELLRRFTGQLGMEELIDVTIQLAGVRIRAADCAGALRAARQVAALHARRLGVEQTGEDGYGAAFEEAGPVAYVTAAAESVGGSLELARQLAQRGARTAELEGDRFWLLWNLTVLGRVHLMGEEPEAAVRALRKALDIERAMGIVDPGVGRWHADLVEALVCQGGRAALDEARALLDQVTEAARRLDREAVLGCLERAEALWHLAHGEHAEAAALLERAVARLRSEGVPLELARALAAQAQLERRRRRQGAARSAADEALRICQDTGAAAWLGPIKRRIQGGGGGRAGAARQPADASGAVLLTPSEQRIAALAADGATNREIAAACYISVKTVEASLSRVYRKLGVRSRTELAKAPTD is encoded by the coding sequence ATGAACAGGGCAGTCGAGGCGATGCGGGAGGCTCCCGGCGTGCTGCTGCTCGGCCCGCCGAGGATCGGGCGCTCCCGACTGCTGGAGCAACTGGTGGCGCACGGCCGGGCGATCGGCGTGCGGGTGCTGCGCTGCTCGCCGGTGGCGGCGGAGCAGGCGCTGCCGTTCATGGGGCTGATCGACCTGCTGGAGGACGTCGACGACGAGGCGCTGGACCGGCTGCCGGCCGGGCAGGGCGACGCGTTGCGGGCCGCCCTGCTGCGCGGCGGCCAGCCGGACGCGGGTCAACTGGGCGACGCCCGGGTGCCGTTGGCCGTACTGACGCTGCTGCGGCAACTCGCCGACCAGGGGCCGGTCTGGCTGGTGGTGGACGACCTGCACTGGGTGGACGAGCCGACCGCGCGGGTGCTGGGGTTCGTGGCCCGCCGGATCGGCGGGACGCTGCTGCGCATGGTGGCCGGCGAACCCGTCGCCGCCGGGCGAGGTCCGGCGTTCGCCTCGCTCTGCCCGCCCGGGACCGCGCGGCTGACGGTTCCGCCGCTGACGCCCGCCGAGTTGGCGGTGCTGCTGGCCGAGCACGCCGGGCAACCGCTGCCGTCCGCCACGGTGCGTGAGATCGCCCGGGTGGCGCGCGGCAATCCCGGCGATGCGCTGGAGCTGCTGCGCACGCTGCCGCCCGACGGCTTGCCGTTCAATGCCCCAGCGGCGAACGGCGGGTCGAGCGATGGCCTGAGCGGTTGGGTCCACGGCGGCCCGAACCGGGCGCCCACGGCGGCCGAGCCGCCGGGCGGGCACCACGCCGAGCTGCTGCGCACGCTCCCGGAGCCGGCCCGCGAGGCGCTGCTGCTGGTCAGTGCCGCCGCGCGCCCCGACCTCACCCTGCTGGCCACCGCCGGCGGGCCGTCCGTCACCGTCGAGTTGGAGACCGCCGAACGGCTGGGCATGCTGCGGATCGCCCCGGACGGCCAGGTCGTCTTCGACAGCCCGGCACTCGGTCGCGCCGTCTACGCCGAGGCCGGCGGCCGGTCCCGGCGAAACGCGCACGCCCGGCTGGCCGCGGCGGAGACCGAGCCGGTGGAGCGCGCCAGACACCGGGCGCTCGCCAACCCGGCGCGTGACGAGGAGGTCGCGCGGAGCCTGATGACCGCCGCCGCCACCGCCCGGCGGCGCAGCGCCCCCGGCACGGCCGCCGAACTCGCCGCCCTCGCCGTGGCCCGCACCCCGGTCGAGCAGCCCGAGTTGCGCACCGAACGCCGCCTGACCGCCGCCGACTACGCGGTGGACGCCGGCCACCGGGACGCCGCGCGCGCCGAGGCGCAGGCCCTGCTGGAGGAGCCCGACCCCGAGGTGCGGGTGCGGGCTCGCCTGGTGCTGCTGCGCTGCGCCGGGCAGTCACTGGAGCACGAGGGCGGTCTGATCCGGGACGGGCTGGCGGAGGCCGCGGCCGCCGACTCGCCCGGCCTGGAGGCCCGGTTGCGCTGCTGGCAGGCCGACCGGGATCTCCTCGCGGGCCGGCTCGACCAGGCCGAGGCGGCGGCGGGGCGGGCCGCCGACCTGGCGGCGGCGGCGAACCAGCCCGAGACCCAGCTGGAGGCGCTGACCACACTGGCCTACCTGCGGCGACTGGGCGGTGACCCGCGTGCCGAGTCCACCCTCGCCCTGGCGCTGGAGACGGCCCGCGCGAACGGCATCGACGACGTGCGGCTGCGCGAGGCCCTGATGACCGAGGCCGTCTTCCATCTGCATGCCAACCGGCTTGCCGCGGCGGAGAGTTCGCTCCTGGAGCTGCTCAGGAGGTTCACCGGCCAGCTCGGGATGGAGGAACTGATCGACGTGACGATCCAGTTGGCCGGTGTGCGGATCCGGGCCGCGGACTGCGCCGGGGCGCTGCGGGCCGCCCGGCAGGTGGCCGCCCTGCACGCGCGGCGCCTGGGAGTCGAGCAGACCGGCGAGGACGGCTACGGGGCTGCGTTCGAGGAGGCGGGCCCGGTCGCCTACGTCACGGCGGCGGCCGAGTCGGTGGGCGGCTCACTGGAGTTGGCCCGGCAGCTGGCCCAGCGCGGGGCCCGCACCGCCGAACTCGAGGGTGATCGCTTCTGGCTGCTGTGGAACCTCACGGTGCTCGGCCGGGTGCACCTGATGGGCGAGGAACCCGAGGCGGCCGTGCGGGCGTTGCGCAAGGCGCTGGACATCGAGCGTGCCATGGGCATCGTCGATCCGGGGGTCGGCCGCTGGCACGCCGACCTGGTGGAGGCCCTGGTGTGCCAGGGCGGCAGGGCGGCACTGGACGAGGCCAGGGCACTGCTGGACCAGGTGACCGAGGCGGCCCGGCGGCTGGACCGCGAGGCGGTGCTCGGGTGCCTGGAACGGGCCGAGGCGCTGTGGCACCTGGCGCACGGTGAGCACGCCGAGGCCGCCGCACTGCTGGAGCGCGCCGTCGCACGGCTGCGGTCCGAGGGGGTTCCGCTGGAGCTGGCCCGGGCGCTGGCCGCCCAGGCGCAGCTGGAGCGCCGACGGCGGCGTCAGGGGGCGGCCCGGTCGGCGGCGGACGAGGCCCTGCGGATCTGTCAGGACACCGGGGCGGCCGCCTGGTTGGGCCCGATCAAGCGGCGGATCCAGGGTGGCGGTGGCGGGCGCGCCGGTGCGGCGCGGCAGCCGGCCGACGCGTCCGGCGCGGTGCTGCTCACGCCCTCGGAGCAGCGGATCGCGGCGCTGGCGGCAGACGGGGCGACCAACCGGGAGATCGCGGCGGCCTGTTACATCAGTGTGAAGACGGTGGAGGCGTCGCTGTCGCGGGTCTACCGCAAGCTCGGCGTGCGCTCGCGCACCGAGCTCGCCAAGGCGCCGACGGACTGA
- a CDS encoding S53 family peptidase translates to MTPHRLKVLGALAAPMSVIAALALTSPAHAAPQPQLAVHGDVVKALAQSVRTGDVAPTDKKDVTVSLAVRDQAGLQSFLKQVSDPKSPQYKHYLTVKQFADRFGASDKTISQVTDYLKGQGLAVGKVSANHLTVTASGSAQQLEKAFNTHLATFHDNHAARDYFANTSAPTLPATFASQVVDVAGLNNYTVHSHFSHANPAVKPSATADASAGLDPTSGKAAYDLTGLNGNGYTGSGQTIGLVEFSSYDQSDVDAYDSNYGLNVSAPTVVPVAGGTTDSSGAGEVDLDIQVIQALAPGANIKVYEAPNSTAGDEALYSQLVSDNVPIVSISWGQAESGTTDSQRSADDNTYQEASAQGQSYYAASGDSGSDDAGNGGTSVDYPASDPYVTGVGGTTLSANSDGSYAGETAWSGSGGGTSTFYSAPSYQSSLGITQREVPDVAAAADPSSGWAVYTGGAWQEIGGTSGAAPNWAAFTAVYNQYAAAKGGAKFGFANPTIYNLAGGSNYGSAFHDVTSGSNGAFSAGTGYDQVTGWGSYDGQNFITSSLG, encoded by the coding sequence GTGACTCCCCACCGTCTCAAGGTCCTCGGCGCGCTCGCCGCGCCGATGTCGGTCATCGCCGCCCTCGCGCTGACCAGCCCCGCCCACGCGGCCCCCCAGCCGCAGCTCGCCGTCCACGGCGACGTGGTCAAGGCGCTCGCCCAGTCCGTGCGCACCGGCGACGTCGCGCCGACCGACAAGAAGGACGTCACGGTCAGCCTCGCCGTGCGCGACCAGGCCGGTCTGCAGAGCTTCCTCAAGCAGGTCTCGGACCCCAAGTCGCCGCAGTACAAGCACTACTTGACGGTCAAGCAGTTCGCCGACCGGTTCGGCGCCAGCGACAAGACCATCTCCCAGGTCACCGACTACCTCAAGGGCCAGGGCCTGGCGGTCGGCAAGGTGTCGGCCAACCACCTCACGGTGACCGCCTCCGGTAGCGCGCAGCAGCTGGAGAAGGCCTTCAACACCCACCTGGCCACCTTCCACGACAACCACGCCGCGCGCGACTACTTCGCCAACACCAGCGCCCCGACGCTGCCGGCCACCTTCGCGTCCCAGGTGGTCGACGTCGCCGGTCTGAACAACTACACCGTCCACTCGCACTTCAGCCACGCCAACCCGGCCGTCAAGCCGAGCGCCACCGCCGACGCGTCGGCCGGCCTCGACCCGACCAGCGGCAAGGCCGCCTACGACCTCACCGGGCTCAACGGCAACGGCTACACCGGCAGCGGCCAGACCATCGGCCTGGTCGAGTTCTCCTCGTACGACCAGTCGGACGTCGACGCCTACGACTCCAACTACGGCCTGAACGTCAGCGCCCCGACCGTGGTCCCCGTCGCCGGCGGCACCACCGACAGCTCGGGCGCGGGCGAGGTCGACCTCGACATCCAGGTGATCCAGGCGCTCGCCCCCGGCGCCAACATCAAGGTCTACGAGGCGCCCAACAGCACCGCCGGCGACGAGGCCCTCTACTCGCAGCTGGTCAGCGACAACGTGCCGATCGTCTCGATCAGCTGGGGCCAGGCCGAGTCCGGCACCACCGACTCGCAGCGCAGCGCAGACGACAACACCTACCAGGAGGCCTCGGCCCAGGGGCAGTCGTACTACGCGGCCTCCGGTGACAGCGGCTCCGACGACGCGGGCAACGGCGGCACCTCGGTCGACTACCCGGCCAGCGACCCATACGTCACCGGCGTCGGCGGCACCACCCTGTCCGCCAACTCCGACGGCAGCTACGCGGGCGAGACCGCCTGGTCCGGCAGCGGCGGCGGCACCTCCACCTTCTACTCGGCCCCCAGCTACCAGTCCTCGCTCGGCATCACGCAGCGCGAGGTGCCGGACGTCGCGGCCGCGGCCGACCCCAGCAGCGGCTGGGCGGTCTACACCGGCGGTGCCTGGCAGGAGATCGGCGGCACCAGCGGCGCCGCCCCGAACTGGGCCGCCTTCACGGCCGTCTACAACCAGTACGCGGCTGCCAAGGGCGGGGCGAAGTTCGGCTTCGCCAACCCGACCATCTACAACCTGGCCGGCGGCTCCAACTACGGTTCCGCCTTCCACGACGTCACCAGCGGCTCCAACGGCGCCTTCTCCGCGGGCACCGGCTACGACCAGGTGACCGGCTGGGGCTCGTACGACGGCCAGAACTTCATCACGTCCAGCCTCGGCTGA
- a CDS encoding translation initiation factor 2 gives MLVAVRSATALHRLLDVLPVFDGDDRIASRFTLVPGSDFDVDALAALEHAGARLIPWDEARRGGHDLVLSASPKGAVWALSGPRVLLPHGAGFNKAISGDGSPGIPSGLDPHYLLADGEPWASLHALAHGDQLARLAEHCPPAAARAAVVGDPTLDRILGSVIHREGYRAALGTGDRRLVVLTASWGPESLLSRHPGLPAELVGGLPCDDYQFALVLHPNEYSRIGEFDLARQLAPALAAGLVLAGPHQEWAALLIAADAVITDHGSTALYAAALGRPVIGAYDGGDELIPGSPMADLLAKAPHLGDPAELPEALRQAVAQDARPAAEAAFALPGESLPRLRHELYRLLQLEPPAAAPTIRQLPQPSAAPTPPSAFAVQIPQLTGHHITVERYPSFRSGPVHHRAAAHPDAGLRQVQSAAVLWRHAQRQDSATPAPNSAWTAAGWTAHVLAELPGRRTAAAILGADRCLIRHHRAGLVAVRIEPNRADGRVRRADPTAVVSAVHAWLNANSAWTAPTSLDCRVGRLAVRVELAAPGATDLDHEL, from the coding sequence GTGCTGGTTGCCGTCCGGTCGGCGACCGCGCTGCACCGGCTGCTCGACGTCCTGCCGGTCTTCGACGGTGACGACCGGATCGCCAGCCGCTTCACCCTGGTCCCCGGCTCGGACTTCGATGTGGACGCCCTCGCCGCCCTGGAACACGCCGGCGCCCGGCTGATCCCCTGGGACGAGGCCCGACGCGGCGGGCACGACCTGGTGCTGAGCGCCAGCCCGAAGGGCGCGGTGTGGGCACTGTCCGGGCCGCGCGTCCTGCTGCCGCACGGCGCCGGCTTCAACAAGGCGATCAGCGGCGACGGTTCGCCCGGGATCCCGTCCGGACTCGATCCGCACTACCTGCTCGCCGACGGTGAACCCTGGGCCAGTCTGCACGCGTTGGCCCACGGCGACCAGCTCGCCCGGCTCGCCGAGCACTGCCCGCCGGCGGCGGCCCGGGCGGCCGTGGTGGGCGACCCCACCCTGGACCGGATCCTGGGTTCGGTGATCCATCGGGAGGGCTACCGTGCCGCGCTGGGCACCGGTGACCGCCGGCTCGTCGTGCTCACCGCGAGCTGGGGTCCGGAGTCCCTGCTGTCCCGGCACCCCGGGCTGCCGGCCGAGTTGGTCGGCGGCCTCCCCTGCGACGACTACCAGTTCGCCCTGGTCCTGCACCCCAACGAGTACAGCAGGATCGGCGAGTTCGACCTCGCCCGGCAGCTCGCGCCTGCACTGGCGGCGGGCCTGGTCCTGGCCGGGCCCCATCAGGAGTGGGCCGCGCTGCTGATCGCCGCGGATGCCGTGATCACCGACCACGGCTCCACCGCGCTCTACGCCGCCGCCCTCGGCCGCCCGGTGATCGGCGCCTACGACGGCGGCGACGAGTTGATACCCGGCAGCCCGATGGCCGACCTGCTGGCCAAGGCGCCCCACCTGGGCGACCCCGCCGAGCTGCCCGAAGCCCTGCGCCAGGCCGTCGCCCAGGACGCCCGCCCGGCCGCCGAAGCCGCCTTCGCGCTGCCGGGCGAGTCGCTGCCGCGACTGCGCCACGAGCTGTACCGGCTCCTGCAGTTGGAGCCGCCCGCTGCCGCCCCGACGATCCGTCAGCTGCCGCAGCCGAGCGCCGCACCCACACCGCCGTCGGCCTTTGCAGTGCAGATCCCCCAGCTGACCGGGCATCACATCACCGTCGAGCGCTACCCCTCCTTCCGGTCCGGTCCTGTCCACCATCGGGCGGCCGCCCATCCGGACGCCGGCCTGCGGCAGGTGCAGAGTGCGGCGGTGCTGTGGCGCCATGCGCAGCGGCAGGATTCCGCCACCCCCGCTCCCAACAGTGCCTGGACGGCGGCCGGTTGGACCGCTCACGTCCTGGCGGAGCTGCCCGGGCGCCGTACTGCCGCCGCGATCCTCGGCGCGGACCGCTGCCTGATCCGGCACCACCGAGCCGGACTCGTTGCCGTCCGCATCGAACCGAACCGGGCAGACGGCCGAGTGCGGCGCGCGGACCCGACGGCCGTGGTCTCGGCCGTGCACGCCTGGCTCAACGCCAACTCAGCGTGGACGGCGCCTACTTCACTCGACTGCCGAGTCGGCCGGCTCGCCGTCCGGGTGGAGCTGGCCGCCCCTGGCGCCACCGACCTCGATCACGAGCTCTGA
- a CDS encoding NB-ARC domain-containing protein: MADETHEGGTLPDGTLPGGERSGGTHNTVSGQARVGAVVQAQQIGELHQHIQAAPPPEAEPPYQLPPAIRLFVARQAEQERIRGAAESRPGERGPRVVTLVGMAGIGKTALSFEVGRALSDRFPDGVLYVDLDDYRRDGAVELADVHAELLTGLGVAPEWLKRSPAGRQKQYWSRTNGKRLLVVIDNAGSDTEVELLIPSSPGSMAIVAGHGALQQPPGADSVEVPVQPLAEEDAVRLLRRLVDDERPAAEPEAVLELARGCGGLPAALHVAGRWAHKYRRRSLSRLVAELTAELRERGIPIVEAVWDAAYDGLGLEAARLYRVLPQFPAPAVTAAAATALLGAGPLAAEEALEELERAGLLEYRPEGFRMHDLLRGHAERRSRQADPEGTERTAARRRLVRWYRRQAARADLLAAGSRMTFAELEAALPDVPDVEFAGTNGKAAALRWLEAHRLALYGCVRSAYDSGWFVDAAALCEPLWTHFLDHPHYADVIEAFGTGIAAADRLEDRRLMVRMRCQLARPLWEQELFGDAAEQLRQAMGTADGLGDDPKDRKLKASAVEFRGLLKLAQHDWAGAAVDFELSRSEHQAIDNAYGVLLQTYQLGKAALGAGDHTRAAELFEEAHQAARHQERERMIARTGFELGRALRRLGRTDEASALMRAALVAARERGSSTEEVRVLKELARLADDLGDPAEARRQRAEARLLTERSGGLADS, translated from the coding sequence GTGGCCGACGAGACACACGAGGGCGGGACGCTCCCCGACGGAACCCTCCCCGGCGGGGAGCGCTCCGGAGGGACGCACAACACCGTGAGCGGGCAGGCACGGGTGGGAGCGGTGGTGCAGGCCCAGCAGATCGGCGAGCTGCACCAGCACATCCAGGCGGCGCCGCCGCCGGAGGCCGAACCGCCCTACCAACTGCCGCCCGCGATCCGGCTCTTCGTCGCCCGCCAGGCGGAACAGGAGCGCATCCGGGGCGCGGCCGAGAGCCGACCAGGGGAGCGCGGTCCACGGGTCGTGACGCTGGTCGGGATGGCCGGGATCGGCAAGACGGCGCTGAGCTTCGAGGTCGGTCGCGCGCTCAGCGACCGGTTCCCCGACGGTGTGCTGTACGTGGACCTCGACGACTACCGCCGGGACGGCGCGGTGGAGCTCGCCGATGTGCACGCGGAACTGCTGACCGGCCTCGGCGTCGCGCCCGAGTGGCTCAAGCGGTCACCGGCGGGCCGTCAGAAGCAGTACTGGAGCCGCACCAACGGCAAGCGCCTGCTGGTGGTGATCGACAACGCCGGCTCCGACACCGAGGTCGAGCTGCTGATCCCGTCATCGCCGGGGAGCATGGCGATCGTGGCCGGCCACGGGGCGCTCCAGCAGCCGCCCGGCGCCGACTCGGTGGAGGTGCCGGTGCAGCCGCTCGCCGAGGAGGACGCGGTGCGGCTGCTCCGCCGACTCGTCGACGACGAGCGGCCGGCCGCCGAGCCGGAAGCGGTGCTGGAGCTGGCGCGCGGCTGCGGCGGCCTGCCCGCCGCCCTGCACGTCGCCGGGCGGTGGGCCCACAAGTACCGGCGGCGCAGCCTGAGCAGGCTGGTCGCCGAGCTCACCGCGGAGCTGCGGGAGCGGGGCATCCCGATCGTGGAGGCCGTCTGGGACGCCGCCTACGACGGCCTCGGGCTGGAGGCGGCCCGGCTCTACCGGGTGCTGCCGCAGTTCCCGGCACCGGCGGTCACCGCTGCGGCCGCCACCGCGTTGCTCGGGGCCGGCCCGCTCGCGGCCGAGGAGGCCTTGGAGGAGCTGGAGCGGGCCGGGCTGCTGGAATACCGGCCCGAGGGATTCCGGATGCACGACTTGCTCCGGGGCCACGCCGAACGCCGCTCCCGCCAGGCGGACCCGGAGGGCACGGAACGCACCGCGGCCCGCCGGCGGCTGGTCCGCTGGTACCGGCGTCAGGCGGCCCGGGCGGACCTGCTGGCGGCCGGCTCGCGGATGACGTTCGCGGAGCTCGAAGCCGCCCTTCCCGACGTGCCCGACGTCGAGTTCGCCGGCACCAACGGCAAGGCCGCCGCGCTCCGCTGGCTGGAGGCGCACCGCCTGGCCCTGTACGGCTGCGTGCGCTCGGCGTACGACTCCGGCTGGTTCGTGGATGCTGCGGCGCTGTGCGAGCCGCTGTGGACGCACTTCCTCGACCACCCGCACTACGCTGACGTCATCGAGGCCTTCGGCACCGGTATCGCCGCTGCGGACCGCCTTGAGGACCGCCGGCTGATGGTACGCATGCGCTGCCAACTGGCGCGCCCGCTCTGGGAGCAGGAGCTGTTCGGCGATGCGGCCGAGCAGCTGCGGCAGGCCATGGGCACCGCTGACGGCCTGGGCGACGACCCGAAGGATCGCAAACTGAAGGCCTCCGCCGTGGAGTTCCGCGGCCTGCTGAAACTCGCCCAGCACGACTGGGCCGGCGCCGCGGTCGACTTCGAGCTGTCCAGGAGCGAACACCAGGCGATCGACAACGCCTATGGTGTGCTGCTGCAGACGTACCAGCTCGGCAAGGCCGCTCTCGGCGCCGGGGATCACACGCGAGCGGCCGAGCTGTTCGAGGAGGCTCACCAGGCGGCCCGTCACCAGGAGCGGGAGCGCATGATCGCCCGCACCGGCTTCGAATTGGGACGGGCGCTGCGGCGGTTGGGTCGTACGGACGAGGCGTCGGCCCTGATGCGGGCGGCCCTGGTCGCGGCTCGCGAGCGCGGCTCCAGCACCGAGGAGGTACGCGTTCTGAAGGAACTCGCCCGTCTCGCAGATGACTTGGGTGACCCGGCGGAGGCCCGGCGGCAGCGCGCTGAGGCTCGCCTGCTGACCGAGCGCTCCGGAGGTCTGGCGGATTCCTGA
- a CDS encoding PaaI family thioesterase has product MKRSRTFVWEDPRETAAAVGRLSGLAFLEEMLAGRVPHPPIMAMLGFGLEEVAAGHAVFALEPGEEHYNPIGSVHGGVYATLLDSAAGCAVHSIVPEGMGYTSLDLTVKFLRPMTVDTGKIRAVGKVLSHGRRTALAQAELLDGDDRLLAHATSSCMLFPMPPR; this is encoded by the coding sequence ATGAAGAGGTCGCGCACGTTCGTATGGGAGGACCCCCGGGAGACCGCGGCCGCGGTCGGCCGGCTGAGCGGTTTGGCGTTCCTGGAGGAGATGCTCGCCGGTCGCGTTCCCCATCCGCCCATCATGGCGATGCTCGGATTCGGCCTGGAGGAGGTGGCGGCCGGGCACGCGGTGTTCGCGCTGGAGCCGGGGGAGGAGCACTACAACCCGATCGGCAGCGTGCACGGCGGTGTCTACGCCACGCTCCTCGACTCGGCCGCGGGCTGCGCGGTGCACTCGATCGTGCCCGAGGGCATGGGCTACACCTCGCTCGACCTGACGGTGAAGTTCCTGCGTCCGATGACGGTGGACACCGGCAAGATCCGCGCCGTCGGCAAGGTGCTCAGCCACGGGCGGCGCACCGCCCTCGCGCAGGCCGAACTCCTGGACGGCGACGACCGCCTGCTGGCGCACGCCACCAGCAGCTGCATGCTCTTCCCGATGCCGCCGCGCTGA
- a CDS encoding winged helix-turn-helix transcriptional regulator, with product MDWLELSTDNCTVQRALALIGEKWTLLVLRDAMNGVRRFDDFRRHVGLSEAVLADRLRKLVAAGIMQTVPYREPGLRTRHEYKLTPKGWDLWPAMIALKQWGDRYTADPDGPPWEVDHRDCGARLQTVVGCAAGHGPLTPFQAEGRVGASARRPE from the coding sequence ATGGATTGGCTGGAGTTGAGCACGGACAACTGCACCGTGCAGCGCGCACTCGCCCTGATCGGCGAGAAGTGGACGCTGCTGGTGCTGCGCGATGCCATGAACGGCGTCCGCCGATTCGACGACTTCCGCCGGCACGTGGGCCTGTCCGAGGCCGTGCTGGCGGACCGGCTGCGCAAGCTGGTCGCCGCCGGGATCATGCAGACCGTCCCCTACCGCGAGCCCGGCCTGCGGACCCGGCACGAGTACAAGCTCACGCCGAAGGGCTGGGACCTGTGGCCGGCGATGATCGCCCTGAAGCAGTGGGGCGACCGCTACACCGCCGACCCGGACGGCCCGCCCTGGGAGGTCGACCACCGCGACTGCGGCGCCCGGCTGCAGACCGTCGTCGGCTGCGCGGCCGGCCATGGTCCGTTGACGCCGTTTCAGGCCGAGGGCCGGGTAGGAGCATCCGCTCGCCGGCCGGAGTGA
- a CDS encoding SAM-dependent methyltransferase, with the protein MNADDLGQDIPLSTQIRQDIPHSARMYDYFLGGKDHFAVDREAAERVLTVFPTMKTAVWANRGFMQRATRALAERGLSQWLDVGTGIPTSPNLHEVAQSVVPGARVVYADNDPIVLAHSRALMTSTPQGRTAYIHGDVRDPDTILHAPQLTQTLDLGQPVVLSLVALLHFVPDLDEARGIVDRLLKPLPAGSALVLSHATAELDPEGACQVQQIYNQVGTTLKLRPAAEFATFFEGLELLEPGIVPAHRWRPDAAGDAHRLPAGATDADVSFYAGVGIKK; encoded by the coding sequence ATGAACGCGGACGATCTGGGGCAGGACATACCGCTCAGCACGCAGATCCGGCAGGACATACCGCACAGCGCCCGCATGTACGACTACTTCCTGGGCGGCAAGGACCACTTCGCGGTGGACCGGGAAGCCGCCGAACGGGTGCTCACGGTGTTCCCGACCATGAAGACCGCGGTCTGGGCGAACCGGGGGTTCATGCAGCGGGCCACCCGGGCCTTGGCGGAGCGCGGCCTGTCGCAGTGGCTCGACGTCGGCACCGGCATCCCCACCTCGCCGAACCTGCACGAGGTCGCGCAGTCGGTGGTCCCCGGAGCACGGGTCGTCTACGCGGACAACGACCCGATCGTGCTGGCGCACTCCCGGGCGCTGATGACCAGTACGCCCCAGGGCCGGACCGCCTACATCCACGGTGACGTGCGCGACCCGGACACCATCCTGCACGCCCCGCAGCTGACCCAGACCCTCGACCTGGGGCAGCCCGTGGTGCTGTCGCTGGTCGCACTGCTGCACTTCGTCCCCGACCTCGACGAGGCGCGCGGCATCGTGGACCGGCTGCTGAAGCCGCTGCCGGCCGGCTCGGCCCTGGTGCTCTCGCACGCCACGGCGGAGCTGGACCCGGAGGGTGCCTGCCAGGTGCAGCAGATCTACAACCAGGTCGGCACCACCCTCAAGCTGCGGCCCGCCGCCGAGTTCGCGACCTTCTTCGAGGGCCTGGAGCTGCTGGAGCCGGGCATCGTCCCCGCCCACCGCTGGCGCCCCGACGCCGCTGGCGACGCCCACCGCCTGCCCGCGGGGGCCACCGACGCGGACGTGTCGTTCTACGCCGGGGTCGGCATCAAGAAGTAG